Proteins found in one Bacteroidales bacterium WCE2008 genomic segment:
- a CDS encoding cysteine desulfuration protein SufE: METLKEKEQEIIETFSMYEEWLDKYEYLIELGKNLESYPEDAKTDDKLIKGCQSRVWLDYELKDGKIWFKADSDAIITKGIISLLISVYSGRTAEEIASSDFSFIGEIGLRENLSPTRANGLVSMIETIKRVAKENL; this comes from the coding sequence ATGGAAACACTTAAGGAAAAAGAACAGGAAATAATCGAGACCTTCTCGATGTACGAAGAATGGCTCGACAAATATGAATATCTGATTGAACTCGGAAAGAACCTGGAATCATATCCCGAGGACGCAAAGACCGACGACAAGCTGATCAAGGGCTGTCAGTCGCGCGTCTGGCTCGACTATGAGCTGAAGGACGGGAAAATATGGTTCAAGGCCGACAGCGACGCGATAATAACAAAGGGCATAATCTCCCTGCTGATCTCCGTCTATTCAGGCAGGACTGCAGAGGAAATAGCCTCATCCGACTTCTCATTCATCGGAGAAATCGGCCTCAGGGAGAACCTCTCCCCGACCCGCGCCAACGGCCTGGTTTCAATGATCGAGACAATTAAAAGAGTAGCGAAGGAAAACTTGTAA
- a CDS encoding FeS assembly SUF system protein: MEGQNEKKGQVLSAEDVQALAPLYSDVVLALKQVYDPEIPVNIYDLGLIYELNINKDKEVFIQMTFTAPNCPMADEVLAEVKRAVEDVPGINSCEIELVFEPAWDMSMLSDEARVELGMD, from the coding sequence ATGGAAGGACAGAACGAAAAGAAAGGACAGGTGCTCTCGGCAGAGGACGTGCAGGCGCTGGCCCCGCTCTATTCAGACGTGGTGCTGGCCCTCAAGCAGGTCTATGACCCTGAGATTCCGGTCAACATATATGATCTCGGACTCATCTACGAGCTCAACATAAACAAAGACAAAGAAGTCTTTATCCAGATGACCTTCACGGCTCCGAACTGCCCGATGGCGGACGAAGTCCTGGCTGAAGTCAAGCGTGCCGTAGAGGACGTCCCGGGCATAAACAGCTGCGAAATCGAACTCGTCTTCGAGCCGGCTTGGGACATGAGCATGCTCTCCGACGAGGCCCGGGTCGAGCTCGGAATGGACTGA